In the Halococcus hamelinensis 100A6 genome, GTCGCCGCGTTGCTCGTCGAGGTGTTGGTCGAGTACGCCGACGCGTACACCGATATGTCCCTCGCGATCGTGCTGACGGGTGGGTTCGCGCTCGGGAGTGTGCTCATCAGCGCGACGGGTGGTGACATCGCCGTTGGCATCGACGCGTACCTCTTCGGGACGCTGGCGACCGTCTCGACCGCGAGTGTCGGGCTACTCTTGGCGATGACCGGGCTCGTGACAGGTGTCGTTGCACTGGCATACCGCCCGTTGCTGTACGTGACCTTCGACGAGACCGCTGCTCGGGCCGCCCGGATCGACGTTCCACTGTTCAATAGGTTGCTGGTCGTTCTCACCGCGTTCGTCGTGGTGAGCGCGATACAGATCATGGGCGTCATCCTCGTCGCCGCGATGCTGGTCGTCCCGGTCGCGACGGCCACCGGAGCCCGGAGCTTCAAGCGCTCGCTCGTGTTCGGCGTCCTGGCGGCCGAAATCTCAGTCATCGCCGGTGTGACCCTTTCGTACGTCTACGGGCTCGCCGCCGGTGGGTCGGTCGTGCTCGCCGCGATTGCGGTCTACGCTCTCGCGCTGATCGGCCGACGCGTTCGAT is a window encoding:
- a CDS encoding metal ABC transporter permease — encoded protein: VAALLVEVLVEYADAYTDMSLAIVLTGGFALGSVLISATGGDIAVGIDAYLFGTLATVSTASVGLLLAMTGLVTGVVALAYRPLLYVTFDETAARAARIDVPLFNRLLVVLTAFVVVSAIQIMGVILVAAMLVVPVATATGARSFKRSLVFGVLAAEISVIAGVTLSYVYGLAAGGSVVLAAIAVYALALIGRRVRSSSKRGIFARRDELWAKLSTNPVASPEPDGGREDE